Proteins co-encoded in one Williamwhitmania taraxaci genomic window:
- a CDS encoding AIR carboxylase family protein yields the protein MNKKVVIIMGSKADLDWANQIATVLNSFEIEAVLRIASAHKVPLKCYNLIKEYEKENVVFITIAGMSNALSGFTDAQTHCPVIACPPYSDKFGGTDLFSSVRMPSGVAPLTVLSPENAALAAAKIIALSNEDVRAMIVAYQNKKRTELEKADDELQKNRLA from the coding sequence ATGAACAAGAAAGTTGTAATAATCATGGGATCGAAAGCCGATCTAGATTGGGCAAACCAGATAGCCACGGTGCTCAATAGTTTTGAAATTGAAGCGGTACTGAGAATCGCCTCGGCCCATAAGGTTCCGCTGAAGTGCTACAACCTAATAAAGGAGTATGAGAAAGAGAATGTGGTATTCATTACCATAGCAGGAATGAGCAATGCCCTAAGCGGCTTTACCGATGCCCAAACGCATTGTCCAGTTATTGCCTGCCCTCCTTACAGCGATAAGTTTGGAGGCACCGACCTTTTCTCAAGCGTTCGTATGCCATCGGGAGTTGCACCATTAACGGTACTAAGTCCTGAGAATGCAGCCTTGGCCGCGGCAAAAATTATTGCACTAAGCAACGAGGATGTTCGCGCTATGATTGTTGCCTACCAAAACAAAAAAAGGACAGAACTAGAAAAAGCCGACGACGAACTGCAAAAAAACAGGTTGGCATAG
- a CDS encoding L-threonylcarbamoyladenylate synthase — MVSQAQIDEAARLIREGELVAFPTETVYGLGANALNPEAVAKIFIEKERPSFDPLIVHICKIEDLALLCEKMDERVLALAAKFWPGPLTIVLPRSNLVPDIVSSGLPTVAIRMPNNEIALKLIAAAQCPIAAPSANKFGKLSPTKAQHVRKQFPLLPCILDGGATSVGIESTVIAIEDDGFKILRPGVITRQEIETVLPYSTSPVKNDPFFASPGLLNSHYSPNKPLYIEGDYQPMADTTNAGYISFTGMGGEGYKRVEYLSHTGNLSEAATNLFRTLHSLEESDVTFIVAEPIPLQGIGVAIMDRLKKAAYRFTKNESSPDKEP; from the coding sequence ATGGTATCACAAGCACAAATTGATGAGGCGGCACGGTTAATACGGGAAGGCGAACTGGTTGCCTTCCCCACCGAAACGGTTTACGGATTGGGAGCAAACGCACTTAATCCTGAGGCGGTAGCTAAGATTTTCATAGAAAAAGAACGGCCTTCATTCGACCCGCTAATCGTACACATTTGCAAAATTGAAGACTTAGCGCTGCTTTGCGAGAAGATGGATGAGCGAGTTTTAGCCCTTGCTGCCAAGTTTTGGCCCGGTCCACTAACCATAGTTCTACCTCGCAGCAATTTAGTTCCCGACATTGTATCGTCCGGACTGCCAACTGTTGCCATTCGAATGCCAAACAATGAAATAGCGCTAAAACTTATTGCCGCAGCGCAATGTCCGATTGCCGCCCCTAGCGCAAACAAATTTGGAAAACTGAGCCCAACAAAAGCACAGCATGTAAGAAAGCAATTCCCCTTACTCCCTTGCATATTAGATGGTGGGGCAACCAGCGTTGGAATAGAATCTACCGTTATTGCCATTGAAGATGATGGCTTTAAAATTCTTCGTCCCGGAGTAATTACCCGGCAAGAGATCGAAACGGTTCTGCCCTACTCCACTAGCCCTGTGAAAAACGACCCCTTCTTTGCCTCGCCCGGATTGCTAAACTCGCACTACAGTCCAAACAAACCACTTTACATTGAAGGCGATTATCAGCCAATGGCCGACACGACCAATGCCGGGTACATCTCTTTCACTGGGATGGGTGGCGAAGGCTACAAGCGGGTGGAGTATCTATCGCATACTGGGAATTTGAGTGAAGCAGCGACAAATCTCTTCCGAACGCTGCACAGCCTCGAGGAGTCCGATGTCACCTTTATTGTTGCCGAGCCAATCCCCCTGCAGGGAATTGGGGTGGCCATAATGGATCGCCTAAAAAAAGCAGCTTACCGATTTACGAAAAACGAATCATCGCCCGATAAAGAGCCATAA
- a CDS encoding helix-turn-helix domain-containing protein, translating to MLRMGERIRNRRENLNIQINDLASTIGVTPSLISQIERAKAFPSIVTLKKIADALQTTVGNLIGENETYMKKPVVTFSEKKLVQANESGATLYLLSHHDQQKVMEPHLIVFAPKTSSENLLNATVGQSFYHILKGNLKIEMNFQEYLLGQGDSFYVNSGYKHTIYNIGDSEANLLWISSHPTL from the coding sequence ATGCTAAGAATGGGTGAACGGATAAGGAATAGGCGGGAAAACCTGAACATTCAAATAAATGATCTGGCCAGCACCATAGGCGTTACACCAAGCCTAATATCGCAGATAGAGAGGGCAAAGGCGTTCCCATCAATAGTTACACTGAAGAAGATAGCCGATGCCTTGCAAACAACCGTAGGCAACTTGATTGGGGAAAACGAGACCTACATGAAGAAGCCGGTGGTGACATTTTCGGAGAAGAAGTTGGTCCAAGCCAACGAGAGCGGTGCCACGCTTTACTTGTTGTCGCACCACGATCAGCAAAAGGTAATGGAACCGCACCTAATTGTTTTTGCACCCAAAACCAGCTCCGAGAACCTGTTAAATGCTACGGTAGGGCAGAGTTTTTACCATATTCTGAAAGGGAACCTCAAAATCGAGATGAATTTTCAGGAGTATCTACTCGGCCAGGGCGATAGCTTTTACGTCAACTCGGGGTATAAGCACACGATATATAACATAGGCGACAGCGAAGCCAATCTGCTATGGATTTCGAGTCATCCTACTCTTTAA
- a CDS encoding ABC transporter ATP-binding protein, which yields MTYEVPKKKISLPGLRNLFKLYRYLKPYRVEYGIGLLFLLGSSLASLAFPKLLGELVDFGHKGDLAHEINRIALLLIAVLVAQSLFSYFRVVLFTQVAEKTLADLRQSTFNHLIRLPMKFFQHRRVGELNSRISSDITLLQDALTTTLAEFIRQLIIIIGGITLLMFTSYKLTFFMLAILPLIMVLVVVFGRYIRKLSKQAQSQVAESNTVVEETLQGIQSVKVFTNEFFEMLRYQLITKEIAITGIKNGKLRGAFSSFVILGLFGAMVAVIWQGALMLGTGELATGELFSFVIYSGFIGGTIGGMADVFSRVQKFIGATEDLLEIFNEEIEPVEEVVTPACDHLLHGGIQLQNLSFTYPSRTDMEVLKDISVTIPPNKLVALVGPSGAGKSTLVSLLLRLYEPSSGMILFDGKDGRAFPISVLRSQMAIVPQDIFLFGGTIRDNIAYGKPNATEAMVEQAARQANAWEFISQFPEGLETLVGERGTQLSGGQRQRIAIARAVLKNPRILILDEATSSLDSESERLVQDALEKLMHGRTSIVIAHRLSTIRQADMILVLNQGSIVEQGTHEELLQLENGLYRNLSELQGAGM from the coding sequence ATGACTTATGAAGTGCCCAAAAAGAAAATATCCCTGCCCGGTTTACGAAATCTGTTTAAACTTTACCGCTACCTGAAACCCTACCGGGTAGAGTATGGTATTGGGCTGCTTTTTCTTCTGGGTTCCAGCTTAGCCAGTTTGGCTTTTCCTAAGCTGCTTGGCGAGTTGGTGGACTTTGGCCACAAGGGCGATTTGGCGCACGAAATTAACCGTATTGCCCTTCTGCTTATTGCGGTGTTGGTTGCTCAGTCGCTATTTTCCTACTTTAGGGTGGTGCTCTTTACTCAAGTGGCCGAGAAAACTTTGGCCGATCTTCGGCAAAGCACCTTCAACCATCTCATTCGGCTTCCTATGAAATTTTTTCAGCACCGCAGGGTGGGGGAGTTAAATAGCCGGATTTCTTCGGACATTACGCTGCTGCAAGATGCCCTCACTACAACTCTTGCTGAGTTTATTCGGCAGTTAATTATCATTATCGGTGGTATTACGCTGCTGATGTTCACCAGCTATAAACTGACGTTTTTTATGCTGGCCATTTTGCCACTTATCATGGTGCTGGTGGTGGTGTTTGGTCGGTATATCCGTAAGTTAAGTAAGCAGGCCCAGAGCCAGGTCGCCGAGAGCAATACTGTGGTAGAGGAGACGCTGCAGGGTATTCAGAGCGTGAAGGTTTTTACCAACGAGTTTTTTGAGATGCTGCGCTACCAGCTCATCACCAAGGAGATTGCCATCACAGGTATTAAGAATGGAAAGTTGCGCGGTGCCTTCTCCTCGTTTGTGATTCTCGGGTTGTTTGGGGCTATGGTGGCCGTAATATGGCAAGGGGCGCTTATGCTGGGTACGGGCGAACTGGCTACTGGCGAACTCTTCTCGTTTGTGATTTACTCGGGCTTTATTGGTGGAACCATTGGCGGTATGGCCGATGTGTTTTCGCGCGTGCAAAAATTTATTGGTGCTACGGAAGATCTACTCGAAATATTCAATGAGGAGATAGAGCCTGTTGAGGAGGTGGTAACACCTGCCTGCGACCATTTGCTGCATGGTGGAATTCAGCTGCAAAACCTTTCGTTTACCTACCCTTCGCGCACCGACATGGAGGTTCTGAAAGACATTTCGGTAACTATTCCTCCCAACAAACTCGTGGCATTAGTCGGTCCAAGCGGTGCTGGTAAAAGTACGCTTGTTTCACTGCTGCTCCGGCTGTACGAGCCTTCTTCTGGTATGATTCTATTCGATGGGAAAGATGGCCGCGCTTTTCCCATTTCGGTGCTGAGGAGCCAAATGGCCATTGTGCCGCAGGATATCTTTCTCTTTGGTGGTACCATCCGAGATAATATTGCCTATGGAAAACCTAACGCTACCGAAGCTATGGTGGAGCAGGCAGCTCGGCAGGCAAATGCGTGGGAGTTTATTAGCCAGTTTCCCGAGGGGCTTGAAACGCTGGTGGGCGAGCGTGGCACGCAACTTTCGGGTGGTCAGCGGCAGCGCATTGCTATTGCCCGTGCTGTGCTTAAAAATCCAAGAATTCTTATCCTCGACGAGGCCACCTCTTCGCTCGACTCCGAATCGGAGCGGCTGGTGCAGGATGCGCTTGAGAAGTTGATGCACGGCCGCACCTCCATTGTTATTGCCCATCGTCTCTCTACCATTCGCCAAGCCGATATGATTTTGGTTCTCAACCAAGGGAGCATTGTGGAGCAGGGCACTCATGAGGAGTTGCTGCAACTTGAGAATGGGCTCTACCGAAATTTGAGCGAGCTGCAGGGGGCGGGGATGTAA
- a CDS encoding acetate uptake transporter: MEKKNANPAVVGLAGFGLTTLLLQFHNIGIMGLGPVVAMGFIFGGLAQMIAGFQEQKMGNNFGYSAFVGYGSFWIGLGIIWVLNFFDVYKSSSSDVGYYLLAWMLYTIIMFVASLRVHKAMAITFGLLVVGFLLLIIGHFGDPIFNVVAGYELIFCALAAWYMMGAIIINDLAGKTVLPFGAPFVK; the protein is encoded by the coding sequence ATGGAAAAAAAGAATGCTAACCCCGCCGTTGTAGGCCTCGCTGGCTTCGGATTAACTACACTTCTTCTTCAGTTCCACAACATTGGCATAATGGGCCTTGGTCCTGTGGTTGCCATGGGATTCATCTTTGGTGGATTGGCTCAAATGATTGCTGGTTTTCAGGAGCAGAAAATGGGTAATAACTTTGGATATAGCGCCTTTGTTGGCTATGGCTCGTTCTGGATTGGACTTGGCATTATTTGGGTGCTCAACTTCTTTGATGTATACAAGTCGAGCAGCTCCGATGTTGGATACTACCTCCTTGCTTGGATGCTCTACACTATTATCATGTTTGTGGCCTCGCTACGAGTGCACAAGGCTATGGCAATAACCTTTGGACTATTAGTTGTGGGTTTCCTACTCCTGATTATTGGTCATTTTGGCGACCCTATCTTCAACGTGGTTGCAGGTTATGAACTAATCTTCTGTGCCCTTGCTGCTTGGTACATGATGGGTGCCATCATTATCAACGATTTGGCCGGAAAGACCGTGCTTCCTTTTGGAGCTCCCTTTGTGAAGTAA
- a CDS encoding carbonic anhydrase has protein sequence MKSAKYNNIFKLNKEWVSRKNKENENYFSDFSESQSPDFLYIGCSDSRVPANKITGLEIGDLFVHRNIANIVSNNDLNVQSIIQYAVEQLNVKHIVVCGHYGCGGVQAALKQESFGLLDNWLRNIRDVYRMHYCELEKLPNIDVKINRLVELNVVEQCKNIIKTSYVQKSYIQKGYPTVHGWIYNMQNGELVDMDIDFKTILADVQRVYRLE, from the coding sequence ATGAAATCGGCAAAGTACAATAACATTTTCAAACTCAACAAAGAGTGGGTTTCGAGAAAGAACAAGGAGAACGAGAATTACTTTTCCGATTTCAGCGAATCGCAATCACCCGATTTCCTATACATAGGATGTTCTGATAGCAGGGTTCCCGCAAACAAAATTACAGGGCTAGAGATTGGAGATCTATTTGTGCACAGAAATATCGCAAACATAGTTTCAAACAACGACTTAAACGTGCAATCGATCATTCAGTATGCGGTTGAGCAATTGAACGTAAAGCATATTGTTGTGTGTGGCCATTACGGATGTGGCGGTGTTCAAGCGGCTCTCAAACAGGAATCTTTTGGTCTGCTCGACAATTGGCTAAGAAACATAAGAGATGTGTACCGTATGCATTATTGCGAATTGGAAAAACTGCCCAACATCGATGTAAAAATAAACAGGCTTGTAGAGTTGAATGTAGTAGAACAGTGCAAGAATATCATAAAAACTTCTTACGTTCAAAAGAGTTACATTCAGAAGGGATACCCTACGGTACATGGATGGATATACAACATGCAAAACGGTGAGTTAGTAGATATGGATATTGATTTTAAGACAATACTCGCCGATGTTCAAAGAGTATACAGGCTCGAATAA